One Fusarium falciforme chromosome 14, complete sequence genomic region harbors:
- a CDS encoding Fungal specific transcription factor, with protein MGPHVKLLACTPCRRRKVKCDHKTPVCSNCLKYGQECVWPESRRYPSRRQQRRSYQDIVARLAKMERLVQELQLDPITDSPNLATKGSDTSTMNNVDDSDDCQRCRTTAQGTSESVTPARTPFFSGAPSEARTASTGACSIFSLRGIRKINGLVGDDSFARIISSLETPSLGTRRILDSSNTPHPLPPNDVIMDCVNDFFMTQNHDIRLFQEDEVRAAIQTYFYDQPPSDSGWYMAVNIILAHTLRKRSRMGNSFEYEKYLQNAMRKVQDVILQRPTTLHVGALLSMVLYFVFTWDNHIAITLLSLAVQPILLSGYHRSNHHPGLTAAESLHRRRLFWQAYIVDHDLMLRTGKPPLIGDEFLLQLPDDHPPDGYGMYYYPNNVSLNFFRQQVRLAQIQGRISSSLYFGNITPSESQIDQLDRELQEWRDSIPEMIRPEPTEALVDADYSRLMCLTTLHFTYFQLIVAIHSAAFRLRAADEGNEAESGAIMPSVALCNDHPFTIYLLYQVAWSVDILFISILQNKTTQRAFQDLQLINNIVSFFERYDPNHQSVFSYYIIKALATIASRALQNGVELPLDCLNPCSTGMAQTVVAASTAVTSNDTNSLAVPIPSPLRGESLASAEQEQMNLEDLSFTNDGGWFTGLLDWNIPLDYQPEVWQDFLSFDARDKQ; from the exons ATGGGGCCACATGTCAAATTGTTGGCCTGCACCCCCTGTCGGCGCCGCAAG GTCAAATGCGACCACAAGACGCCTGTCTGTAGCAACTGCCTGAAATACGGGCAAGAATGCGTATGGCCTGAATCAAGGCGGTATCCAAGCCGTCGTCAACAAAGACG GTCATACCAGGACATCGTTGCGCGACTGGCGAAGATGGAACGGTTGGTGCAAGAACTCCAGCTCGATCCGATTACGGATTCCCCCAATCTCGCAACCAAAGGCTCAGACACAAGCACCATGAACAACGTCGACGATTCTGATGACTGTCAACGTTGCCGCACTACCGCGCAAGGGACGTCGGAGTCAGTCACACCAGCAAGGACACCGTTCTTCTCCGGCGCCCCAAGTGAAGCCAGGACAGCTTCCACAG GTGCTTGCTCCATATTCTCGCTTAGGGGCATTCGTAAGATCAACGGCCTTGTTGGGGACGATAGCTTTGCTAGAATTATAAGCAGCCTTGAAACCCCGAGCCTTGGAACTCGGCGGATCCTTGATTCGTCCAATACACCTCATCCTCTCCCCCCGAACGATGTCATTATGGATTGTGTAAATG ACTTCTTCATGACCCAGAACCATGACATACGCCTCTTCCAAGAAGACGAAGTACGAGCCGCCATTCAGACCTACTTCTACGACCAGCCACCCAGCGACTCGGGATGGTATATGGCTGTCAACATCATCCTCGCACACACATTGCGCAAACGAAGCCGTATGGGAAACTCATTCGAATATGAAAAGTACCTGCAAAATGCGATGAGAAAGGTGCAGGATGTTATCTTGCAGAGACCTACAACACTTCACGTGGGTGCTCTGTTGTCGATG GTCCTCTACTTTGTTTTCACGTGGGATAATCATATTGCTATTACTCTCTTGAGCCTCGCAGTTCAACCCATTTTGTTGTCTGGCTATCACCGTAGCAATCATCATCCGGGTCTTACCGCGGCAGAATCTCTTCACCGTCGTCGTCTCTTCTGGCAAGCCTATATCGTGGACCATGACTTGATGCTTCGCACGGGGAAGCCTCCACTCATCGGCGACGAGTTCCTGCTCCAGCTCCCTGACGATCATCCTCCCGATGGGTATGGAATGTACTACTACCCCAACAATGTTTCCCTCAACTTTTTCCGTCAGCAAGTTCGCCTAGCCCAGATACAGGGCAggatctcctcctcgctctACTTCGGGAATATCACTCCATCCGAGTCGCAGATCGACCAACTTGACCGGGAGCTGCAAGAATGGCGCGACAGCATCCCCGAGATGATCCGGCCTGAGCCGACAGAGGCACTGGTGGATGCAGATTATAGTAGACTGATGTGTTTGACCACGTTGCATTTTACGTACTTCCAGCTCATCGTTGCCATTCATTCTGCTGCGTTCCGGCTTCGTGCAGCAGATGAAGGCAACGAAGCTGAGAGCGGCGCTATTATGCCCAGTGTTGCCCTCTGC AATGACCATCCATTTACCAT ATACCTACTGTATCAAGTCGCCTGGAGCGTTGACATTCTCTTCATCAGCATCCTGCAGAACAAAACAACGCAACGAGCTTTCCAGGATCTTCAGCTCATTAACAACATTGTCTCCTTCTTCGAGAGATACGATCCCAACCACCAGAGTGTGTTCTCGTATTATATTATCAAGGCTCTCGCTACTATCGCCTCTCGTGCCCTACAGAACGGAGTAGAGCTCCCACTGGATTGTTTGAACCCGTGTTCGACCGGAATGGCGCAGACAGTTGTTGCGGCGTCAACAGCAGTAACTAGCAACGACACCAATAGTCTCGCCGTCCCTATACCAAGCCCTTTGAGAGGGGAAAGTCTAGCCTCAGCCGAGCAGGAGCAAATGAACCTGGAGGACCTCAGCTTCACAAACGATGGTGGCTGGTTCACTGGCCTTCTAGACTGGAATATTCCATTAGATTACCAGCCCGAAGTGTGGCAGGACTTTTTGAGCTTTGATGCCAGAGATAAACAATAA